In one window of Pseudomonas chlororaphis subsp. chlororaphis DNA:
- a CDS encoding MFS transporter — MSFSPDARPAPFSRSDYKTLGLAALGGALEIYDFIIFVFFALTLSQLFFPPEMPEWLRLLQSFGIFVTGYLARPLGGILMAHFADRLGRKKVFSLSILMMALPCLLIGIMPTYAQIGYFAPLLLLALRVLQGAAVGGEVPSAWVFVAEHAPAGHRGYALGFLQAGLTFGYLIGALTATLLAQLFTPAEILDHAWRYPFLLGGVFGVIGVWLRRWLSETPVFMAMQEQRDSAVELPLRTVLREHRLALLPAAILTCVLTSAVVVFVVITPTMMQKTFGMSASHTFALSSLGIVFLNIGCVLAGLIVDRIGAWRTVMLYSLLLPLGIGLLYGCLISGGAWVGLAYAIAGLGCGVVGAVPSVMVGLFPARIRVSGISFTYNIAYALWASTTPLLLIGLMPWSPWICVIYCAVMGAVGVVSAGYFGTRMPRLAGSGAPRVCAGS, encoded by the coding sequence ATGTCCTTTTCCCCTGACGCGCGGCCGGCGCCGTTTTCCCGGTCCGACTACAAGACCCTGGGCCTGGCGGCACTGGGCGGCGCCCTGGAAATCTACGATTTCATCATCTTCGTGTTTTTCGCCCTGACCCTGAGCCAGCTGTTCTTCCCGCCGGAAATGCCCGAGTGGCTGCGGCTGTTGCAGAGCTTCGGGATCTTCGTCACCGGCTACCTGGCGCGGCCGCTGGGCGGCATTCTCATGGCGCACTTCGCCGACCGCCTGGGGCGCAAGAAGGTGTTCAGCCTGAGCATCCTGATGATGGCCCTGCCGTGCCTGCTGATCGGCATCATGCCGACCTACGCGCAGATCGGTTATTTCGCGCCGCTGTTGCTGCTGGCGCTGCGGGTGCTGCAAGGCGCGGCGGTGGGCGGTGAAGTGCCGAGCGCCTGGGTGTTCGTCGCCGAGCACGCACCGGCCGGCCATCGCGGTTATGCCCTGGGCTTTCTGCAGGCCGGGCTGACCTTCGGCTACCTGATCGGTGCGCTGACCGCGACCCTGCTGGCGCAACTCTTCACTCCGGCGGAAATCCTCGATCACGCCTGGCGTTACCCGTTCCTGCTCGGTGGGGTGTTCGGCGTGATTGGCGTCTGGCTGCGCCGCTGGCTCAGCGAAACCCCAGTGTTCATGGCCATGCAGGAACAGCGCGACAGCGCCGTCGAACTGCCGTTGCGCACCGTGCTGCGCGAGCATCGCCTGGCCCTGTTGCCGGCGGCGATTCTCACCTGCGTGTTGACCTCGGCGGTGGTGGTGTTCGTGGTCATCACCCCGACCATGATGCAGAAAACCTTCGGCATGAGCGCCAGCCACACCTTCGCCCTGAGCAGCCTGGGCATCGTGTTCCTGAATATCGGTTGCGTGCTGGCCGGGCTGATCGTCGACCGTATCGGCGCCTGGCGCACGGTGATGCTCTACAGCCTGCTGCTGCCGCTGGGCATTGGCCTGCTTTATGGCTGCCTGATCAGCGGCGGCGCCTGGGTCGGCCTGGCCTACGCCATCGCCGGCCTTGGCTGTGGCGTGGTGGGCGCAGTGCCGTCGGTGATGGTCGGTTTGTTCCCGGCGCGGATTCGCGTCTCCGGCATTTCCTTTACCTACAACATCGCCTACGCGCTGTGGGCGAGCACCACGCCTTTGCTGCTGATCGGCCTGATGCCCTGGAGCCCGTGGATCTGCGTGATCTATTGCGCGGTGATGGGCGCGGTCGGGGTGGTCAGCGCGGGGTACTTCGGTACGCGCATGCCGAGGCTGGCAGGCAGTGGGGCGCCTAGGGTCTGTGCCGGGTCCTGA
- a CDS encoding heavy metal response regulator transcription factor gives MRILVIEDEPKTADYLHQGLSESGYVVDCANNGADGLHLTRQHAYDLVILDVNLPELDGWGVLQRIRQNSNTRIMMLTAQGRLVDRIKGLDLGADDYLVKPFEFPELLARVRSLLRRSEQSPTPDVLRVADLELDQGRHRAFRGKQRIDLTTKEFALLHLLMRQSGVVLSRTQIISFVWDMNFDCDTNVVEVSIRRLRAKIDDPFESKLIHTLRGVGYVLEERD, from the coding sequence ATGCGCATTCTGGTGATCGAGGATGAACCGAAAACCGCCGACTACTTGCATCAGGGATTGAGCGAAAGCGGCTACGTCGTCGATTGCGCCAATAACGGCGCCGACGGCCTGCACCTGACCCGCCAGCACGCCTACGACCTGGTGATTCTCGACGTCAATCTGCCGGAGCTGGACGGCTGGGGGGTGCTGCAGCGCATTCGCCAGAACAGCAATACGCGGATCATGATGCTCACCGCCCAGGGGCGGCTGGTGGACCGGATCAAGGGCCTGGACCTGGGCGCCGACGATTACCTGGTCAAGCCGTTCGAATTCCCCGAGCTGCTGGCGCGGGTGCGCAGCCTGTTGCGGCGCAGCGAGCAGTCGCCGACCCCCGATGTGCTGCGGGTGGCCGACCTGGAGCTGGACCAGGGCCGCCACCGGGCGTTTCGCGGCAAACAGCGCATCGACCTGACCACCAAGGAGTTCGCCCTGCTGCACCTGCTGATGCGCCAGAGCGGCGTGGTGCTGTCGCGGACCCAGATCATCTCGTTCGTGTGGGACATGAACTTCGATTGCGACACCAATGTGGTGGAAGTATCGATCCGCCGCCTGCGGGCCAAGATCGACGACCCGTTCGAAAGCAAACTGATCCACACCCTGCGCGGCGTCGGCTACGTGCTCGAAGAGCGCGACTGA
- the pseH gene encoding UDP-4-amino-4,6-dideoxy-N-acetyl-beta-L-altrosamine N-acetyltransferase gives MQVVPILETCAQVQARVRELRNQPDVRKYMYTSHEISEAEHRAWLDSLAGNPRQSVFVVLQEGIACGVVSLNAINALHKSADWAFYLDSGLQGKGLGSQLEFWLLDHAFGAAGLAKLNCEVLALNQAVIRLHQKFGFTLEGVRRQNVEKDGQRIDVVLLGITREEWAARRPDMLAVMARLGR, from the coding sequence ATGCAGGTCGTGCCGATACTCGAGACTTGTGCACAGGTACAGGCGCGCGTGCGCGAGCTGCGCAACCAGCCGGACGTGCGCAAGTACATGTACACCTCCCACGAGATTTCCGAGGCCGAGCACCGTGCCTGGCTCGACTCGCTGGCGGGCAATCCGCGGCAGTCGGTGTTCGTGGTGCTGCAAGAGGGAATCGCCTGTGGCGTGGTGTCGCTGAACGCGATCAATGCCTTGCACAAGAGCGCCGACTGGGCCTTCTACCTGGACAGCGGCTTGCAGGGCAAGGGCCTGGGCAGCCAGCTGGAATTCTGGTTGCTCGACCATGCCTTCGGCGCGGCCGGCCTTGCGAAGCTCAACTGCGAGGTGCTGGCGCTGAACCAGGCGGTGATCCGCCTGCACCAGAAGTTCGGTTTCACCCTCGAGGGCGTGCGCCGGCAGAACGTCGAGAAGGACGGCCAGCGCATCGACGTGGTGCTGCTCGGCATTACCCGCGAGGAATGGGCCGCCCGGCGCCCGGATATGCTCGCGGTGATGGCGCGCCTGGGGCGCTGA
- a CDS encoding cation diffusion facilitator family transporter, with protein MGAGHSHGQVRAGHERKLWMALGLTGSFMIAEVIGAFVTGSLALLSDAAHMMTDALALAISLVAIQVGKRAADRKRTFGYARFEILAAAFNALLLFVVAFYILFEAWQRLSAPAEIQSTGMLVIAVLGLVVNLISMRLLASASAESLNVKGAYLEVWSDMLGSIGVIVAALVIMYTGWGWVDSLVAAAIGFWVLPRTWTLLRESMNVLLQGVPDGIDIDQVEQGIRAIDGVTEVHDLHLWALTSGKNVMSTHLVADLGRRSEQQILAEVTELMHERFDISHVTVQVEQAGFHEQGHEEHVH; from the coding sequence ATGGGCGCAGGGCACAGTCACGGACAGGTTCGGGCCGGACACGAACGCAAGTTATGGATGGCCCTGGGGCTGACGGGCAGTTTCATGATCGCCGAGGTGATCGGCGCCTTTGTCACCGGCAGCCTGGCGCTGCTGTCCGATGCCGCCCATATGATGACCGACGCGCTGGCGCTGGCGATCTCCCTGGTGGCGATCCAGGTCGGCAAGCGCGCAGCCGATCGCAAGCGCACCTTCGGCTATGCGCGCTTCGAGATTCTCGCCGCGGCGTTCAACGCCCTCCTGTTGTTCGTGGTCGCCTTCTACATCCTGTTCGAGGCCTGGCAGCGCCTGTCTGCGCCGGCGGAAATCCAGTCCACGGGCATGCTGGTGATCGCGGTGCTGGGGCTGGTCGTCAACCTGATTTCCATGCGCCTGCTGGCCTCGGCGAGCGCCGAAAGCCTCAACGTCAAGGGTGCCTACCTGGAGGTGTGGAGCGACATGCTCGGCTCCATCGGCGTGATCGTCGCGGCATTGGTGATCATGTACACCGGCTGGGGCTGGGTCGATTCGCTGGTGGCGGCGGCCATCGGTTTCTGGGTGCTGCCGCGCACCTGGACATTGCTCAGGGAGAGCATGAACGTGCTGCTGCAAGGCGTGCCGGACGGCATCGATATCGATCAGGTCGAGCAGGGCATCCGCGCCATCGACGGGGTGACCGAGGTGCACGACTTGCACCTGTGGGCCCTGACCAGCGGCAAGAACGTGATGAGCACGCATCTGGTGGCCGACCTGGGGCGGCGCAGCGAGCAGCAGATCCTCGCCGAGGTCACCGAACTGATGCACGAGCGCTTCGATATCTCCCATGTGACGGTCCAGGTCGAACAGGCCGGCTTTCACGAACAGGGGCACGAAGAGCACGTACATTAA
- the panB gene encoding 3-methyl-2-oxobutanoate hydroxymethyltransferase has product MSIHTRSKRLTVPQLVAMKGQQKIVSLTAYTSHMAQLMDPFVDFVLIGDSTAMVGYGRTSTLDMSLEEIIGHTRAVVASSRLACVIADMPFGSYQESPQQAYRNCAEVLARTGCDALKLEGGLALAPTVEFLVQRGIPVMAHIGLMPQYVNVMGGFKAQGLNDATAQAIEADARAHLEAGAFSLLLEGVAENLARRISDFSAMPTIGIGASPACDGQVLVTEDLLGLGGSQVPRFVKQYADVGALISQACERFAAEVRDGRFPEARHCYGV; this is encoded by the coding sequence ATGAGCATCCATACCCGCAGCAAACGCCTGACCGTGCCGCAACTGGTGGCCATGAAAGGCCAGCAGAAGATCGTCTCCCTGACCGCCTACACCAGCCACATGGCGCAGCTGATGGACCCGTTCGTCGATTTCGTGCTGATCGGCGACTCCACGGCCATGGTCGGCTACGGCCGCACCTCGACCCTGGACATGAGCCTGGAAGAGATCATCGGCCACACCCGCGCCGTGGTCGCCAGTTCACGGCTGGCCTGCGTGATCGCCGACATGCCGTTCGGCAGTTACCAGGAATCGCCGCAACAGGCCTACCGCAATTGCGCCGAAGTGCTGGCGCGCACCGGTTGTGACGCGCTCAAGCTCGAAGGCGGGCTGGCCCTGGCGCCAACCGTGGAGTTCCTGGTGCAGCGCGGGATTCCGGTTATGGCCCATATCGGCCTGATGCCCCAGTACGTGAACGTCATGGGCGGCTTCAAGGCCCAGGGCCTGAACGACGCCACGGCCCAGGCCATCGAGGCCGACGCCCGCGCCCATCTCGAGGCCGGGGCGTTCAGCCTGTTGCTGGAAGGGGTGGCGGAAAACCTCGCGCGGCGCATCAGCGACTTCTCGGCGATGCCGACCATCGGCATCGGCGCCTCCCCCGCCTGCGACGGCCAGGTGCTGGTGACCGAGGACCTGTTGGGCCTGGGCGGGTCCCAGGTGCCGCGCTTCGTCAAACAGTACGCCGATGTCGGGGCGCTGATCAGCCAGGCCTGCGAGCGGTTCGCCGCCGAGGTGCGCGATGGCCGCTTCCCCGAGGCGCGGCACTGCTACGGCGTCTGA